The genomic window CCATCCCACCGTTCGGGCAAAGCGATCAACATAAATAGCCCTCTTTTCGCAAGATCCGCCGATATGCGGCCATTACCCCCCAAGCAAGCGCGATGACAAGCACCCACTTCACGAAGGAATAATAAAGATTCCAGGATACGAATTGCATAAGCTTAGCTTCATTCGACCACCAATCGGCCAAACTGAGCGCAATCGCCCATAACAGGGCAAATGCCAGTTTGCCCGCCGCGTTCAAAAAATCGGTGCGATACAAATAAAGCAACCAAAGAATGACGCACGGAAAAAGCAAAATTAGCAAGGAAGACAGGGCAATAAAATTGCCCGGGTGATGCGTTACTTTGAGCATTTCGGCATTCAAAACAAAAAAAGTCCGCAGCATAAGCAGCAACGCGCCCAAAAAGAACCAGCAAACCGCAACCTCCAGCGTGTGGAATCGTTTCTTGAACAAACGGAAACTGACCAATGCCGCAATCACCGACGCCGCAGACAGTCCAAGACCCATCGCTTCATTCCCTCCATCGGGATTATTTTCTGTTTTGACATTGCGAAATATTCCGCCGCGCCATTCTGCATAATTATGCAAAGAAGCGAATACGGACAAGATTTAGATAACGCTTTCAATTACATTATCTATTTTCGGTATAATCTATATCTTGAATTTGTATTGTTAATATCAAAAAAACATAATATGATACGTATTACAAAGCAATACTCGTAAGATTCTCTTACAACCAGATGGGCAAATGAATAAATATTAGAAAGGCGGTATATGCAATGGCTAATGACTTAGCTGCGGCAAAAAAGTACGTGGATGACGTTTTTGAGACCGTGCAAAAACGCAATCCCAACGAACCTGAGTTTCACCAAGCGGTGAAAGAAATCGTTTATTCCCTGGTGCCGGTATTCGCCAAACATCCGAAATACATCAAGGCCGGTATTCTGGAAAGACTGGTGGAGCCGGAAAGACAAATCATGTTCCGCGTTCCCTGGGTGGATGATCAAGGCAATGTGCAGGTAAACCGCGGTTACCGGATTCAGTTCAACAGCGCAATCGGACCTTACAAAGGCGGTCTGCGTTTCCATCCGTCCGTGAACGCCAGCATCATCAAATTCCTGGGCTTTGAGCAAATTTTGAAAAACTCGCTGACCGGCCAGCCGATCGGCGGCGGCAAAGGCGGTTCCGACTTTGATCCGAAAGGCAAATCGGACGCTGAAGTAATGAGATTCGCGCAAAGCTTCATGACGGAACTTTACAGACATATCGGACCGGACACTGACGTGCCGGCCGGGGATATCGGAGTAGGCGGAAGAGAAATCGGCTTCTTGTTCGGACAATACAAACGTCTTCGCAATGCCAACGAAGCCGGCGTGCTGACAGGAAAAGGCCTTACCTACGGCGGCAGCTTGACAAGAACGGAAGCAACCGGTTACGGCTGCGTGTACTTTGTTTCGGAAATGCTGAAATCCAAAGGCTTAAGCTTCAACGGCAGCACGGTCGTCGTTTCCGGTTCCGGCAACGTTTCGATCTATGCAATGGAAAAGGCGCAAGCGCTGGGTGCCAAGGTTGTCGCTTGCAGCGACTCCAACGGATATGTCTATGACAAGAACGGAATCGACGTCGCTACCGTTAAGAGACTGAAAGAAGTGGAACGCAAACGGATCAAGGAATATGTAAACGACCATCCGAGTGCGGAATACCATGAAGGCTGCTCCGGCATCTGGAACATCCCTTGCGATATTGCGCTTCCTTGTGCAACACAAAACGAAATCAGCGAAGAATCCGCCAAAATCCTGATCAAGAACGGTGTAAAGGCAATCGGCGAAGGCGCCAACATGCCGTCCACGCTGGAAGCTATCGATCAATTCCTGAACAACAACGTCCTGTTCGGACCGGCAAAAGCGGCCAACGCCGGCGGTGTAGCCGTATCCGCTCTGGAAATGGCGCAAAACAGCCAACGTACGCCTTGGACATTTGAAGAAGTGGACGCCAAACTGCACGCTATCATGAAAAACATCTATGAAAACAGCGTGAAGGCTGCCGAAGAGTATGGATATCCCGGCAACCTGGTGGTCGGATCCAACATCGCTGGCTTCCTGAAAGTCGCTGAAGCGATGTACGCTCAAGGCATCGTCTGATTTCGGAAAACAAAAGGCAAAAAAAAGAACCGAGGGTTGCGAAACCTTCGGTTCTTTTTTACGTTATCCGCGATAAGAACAACTATTCCGTTATTATTCCGTAATTTGCGAAAACACAGGTGAAAATTGTTTTAAAAAGTCGTAAAAGAGCTTCTCCGTCGGCGGCAGCTCGCGGTTGACGGGCGTAATAACGCCGACATCCCTTGTCACGCTTGGCTCGCTGATCGGAACTTTAACCACGGCGCGGGACAGATGTTCCGTGAGCGCGATTTCCGGCAGCAATGTGATCGCAAGCCCTGCCGCCACAAGGCCTTTAATCGCATCCAGATCGTCGCCTTCAAACGTTACCTTGGGCTGAAATCCCAAATTCTTGCACGCCTGAACAACAATTTCCCGCAAAACAAACCCTTCCGGGAACAGGACAAACGAATCGTCGCGCAGTTCGTCCAACTTGACCGAACTTCTGCCGGCCAGCGGATGATTGGATGGCAGCAGCGCGAAGATCTTCTCCCGAAACAGAATCTCTCCTTTAATTTGCTTTTCGTCCTGCGGCACCGGTCCCATAATGGCAAAATTCATATCGCCTTTGGCAACCCAATCGATTAATTCCCGGTAAGAGCCGTGCTGCAGCACAAAATTAACGCGCGGATGCTGCTCCCGAAACGCCGAGATTACCGTAGGAACCATATAAGCGGCCAAACTGCTCGGGAAACCGATCCGCACGGTGCCTTGCTCGGGATCGAGGAATTCCTCAATTTCTTGCTGCGCCTTCTCGATTACTTTCATTACTTGCTGCATATGCCCCAGAAAAATGCGGCCGATATCGGTCAGCCTCACTTTTCGTCCTTCATGTATAAACAAATTGACGCCAAGCTCCGATTCCAGCTTGAAAATTTGCCTGCTGACCGCCGATTGCGCGACGTGCAAAACATAGGAGGCTTCCGTCACATGCTCCAGCTTGGCCACCTCAATAAAGTACTGAATTTGTCTCAGTTCCATTCGGTATCACCACTTTTAACGGTTCTTATCGTTTATTGGCATCAATGGCCTCATTTGCCTTCGCCTCAAATTATAATCCAAACGAAGCAAAATGGATACTCAGTATTGCGCAAATGTCTTCTGTGCCATGCACTGCGCTAAGGTCTGCGGCATATCATGCAGTACAACAGCCCGATTTTTCAAGGAGTGATGCAACTTGATGCCCAATCCCTACACATATCATTACGGCATGAACGCCGGAGCGGATGCAAACCTTGTCCAGGATATTGCCAAAGCCATCAACGGGCAGTACAA from Bacilli bacterium includes these protein-coding regions:
- a CDS encoding LysR family transcriptional regulator yields the protein MELRQIQYFIEVAKLEHVTEASYVLHVAQSAVSRQIFKLESELGVNLFIHEGRKVRLTDIGRIFLGHMQQVMKVIEKAQQEIEEFLDPEQGTVRIGFPSSLAAYMVPTVISAFREQHPRVNFVLQHGSYRELIDWVAKGDMNFAIMGPVPQDEKQIKGEILFREKIFALLPSNHPLAGRSSVKLDELRDDSFVLFPEGFVLREIVVQACKNLGFQPKVTFEGDDLDAIKGLVAAGLAITLLPEIALTEHLSRAVVKVPISEPSVTRDVGVITPVNRELPPTEKLFYDFLKQFSPVFSQITE
- the gdhA gene encoding NADP-specific glutamate dehydrogenase, translated to MANDLAAAKKYVDDVFETVQKRNPNEPEFHQAVKEIVYSLVPVFAKHPKYIKAGILERLVEPERQIMFRVPWVDDQGNVQVNRGYRIQFNSAIGPYKGGLRFHPSVNASIIKFLGFEQILKNSLTGQPIGGGKGGSDFDPKGKSDAEVMRFAQSFMTELYRHIGPDTDVPAGDIGVGGREIGFLFGQYKRLRNANEAGVLTGKGLTYGGSLTRTEATGYGCVYFVSEMLKSKGLSFNGSTVVVSGSGNVSIYAMEKAQALGAKVVACSDSNGYVYDKNGIDVATVKRLKEVERKRIKEYVNDHPSAEYHEGCSGIWNIPCDIALPCATQNEISEESAKILIKNGVKAIGEGANMPSTLEAIDQFLNNNVLFGPAKAANAGGVAVSALEMAQNSQRTPWTFEEVDAKLHAIMKNIYENSVKAAEEYGYPGNLVVGSNIAGFLKVAEAMYAQGIV